The DNA sequence CTCGGTGATGTCGTTCGGGATCTCGTCCAGGGTGTAGCCGATGGCGACCTTGGCGGCGATCTTGGCGATCGGGAAGCCGGTCGCCTTGCTGGCCAGCGCGCTCGAACGCGACACCCTTGGGTTCATCTCGATGACGATCATCCGCCCGGTCGCGGGGTCGATCGCGAACTGGATGTTGCACCCGCCGGTGTCCACGCCCACCGCACGGATGACTCCGATGGCGACGTCGCGCATCCGCTGGAACTCGCGGTCGGTCAACGTGAGCGCAGGGGCGACGGTGATCGAGTCGCCGGTGTGGACGCCCATCGGGTCCAGGTTCTCGATCGAGCAGACGATGACCACGTTGTCCGCCCGGTCACGCATCACCTCCAGCTCGTACTCCTTCCAGCCGAGGATCGACTCCTCGATCAGGACCTCGGTGGTCGGGCTGGCCGCCAGGCCCGCACCGGCCATCCGACGGAGCTCGCCGTCATTGTGGGCGAATCCCGAGCCGACGCCGCCCATGGTGAAGCTCGGCCGGACCACCAGCGGATAGCCCAGCTCGCCGGCGGCGGCCAGCACCTCGTCCAACGTGTGACAGATGATGCTGCGCGCGACCTCGGCCGGGCCGCCCTCGATCCCCGTCAGCGACTCGACGATGGCCTTGAACTGCTCGCGGTTCTCGCCGCGCTGAATGGCCTCGATCGAGGCGCCGATCAGCTCGACGTCGTACTTCTCCAGGACTCCCGCCTCGTCCAGCGCGATCGCGGTGTTCAACGCGGTCTGGCCACCCAGGGTCGCCAGCAACGCGTCTGGACGCTCCAGCGCGATCACCTGCTCCACGAACTCCGGGGTGATCGGCTCGACGTAGGTCGCGTCGGCGAACTCCGGGTCGGTCATGATGGTCGCCGGGTTGGAGTTCACCAGGATGACCCGGAACCCCTCCGCCTTGAGCACCCGGCACGCCTGGGTGCCGGAGTAGTCGAACTCGCAGGCCTGGCCTATCACGATGGGCCCCGAGCCGATCACCAGTACGGATGAGATGTCGTCACGACGAGGCATCAGGCCCGCCCTCCTGTGGTCTCGGGATCGGAGCCCGGTGTCCTGCGGGCGGCCATCATGTCGATGAAGCGGTCGAACAGATAGCTCGCGTCGTGCGGACCGGCCGCCGCCTCCGGGTGGTACTGGACAGAGAACGCGACTAACCGACCATCCGGTGCGGTGAGCTTGAGCCCCTCGACCACCTGGTCGTTGAGGCCGATGTGGCTGACCTCGGCGATGCCGTACGGCGTCTCGGTGGGCCGGTCGACCGGCGCGTCCACGGCGAAGCCGTGGTTGTGCGCGGTGATCTCCACCCGGCGGGTCTGCAGGTCCATCACCGGTTGGTTGATGCCGCGGTGGCCGTATCCCAGCTTGTAGGTGCCGAAGCCCAGGGCGCGGCCGAAGAGCTGGTTGCCGAAACAGATCCCGAAGTAGGGGATGCCGGCCTCCAGGATGCGAACCAGCAGCTGCACCTGCGCATCCGCCGCACCGGGGTCGCCGGGACCGTTGGAGAAGAAGACCCCATCCGGCTGCAACGCGGCGATCTGCTCGAAGGTGGAGTCCGCCGGCACCACATGCACCTCGATGCCGCGCTCGGCCATCCGGTACGGCGTCATGGTCTTGATCCCGAGGTCGACCGCGACCACCCGGAACCGGGGCCTGCTGCTGCCGTCGATCTCATGAGCGGGCACGACGTAGGGCTCGGCCACGCTGACCTGCGGGGCCAGGTGGGCGCCGACCATGCTGGGCGCCTCAAGCACCCGCTCGAGCAACGCGGCCGGGTCGGTCTCGGTGGTGGAGATGCCCACCCGCATCGCGCCACGCTCGCGCAGATGCCGGGTCAGGGCGCGGGTGTCCACCTCGCTGATGCCGACGATCCCCTGCGCCCGCAGCTCGTCCTCCAGGCTGCGCTTGGACCGCCAGTTGGACGGCACCCGGGCGGCGTCACGGACGACATAGCCGGCGACCCAGATCTTGCCCGACTCGTCATCCTCGTCGTTCCAGCCGGTGTTGCCGATGTGCGGCGCAGTGGCGACGACGACCTGGCGGTGGTAGCTCGGATCGGTGAGCGTCTCCTGGTACCCCGACATCGCGGTGGCGAAGACCGCCTCACCGAAGGTCTCACCGCGCGCGCCGAAAGGTTTGCCGACGAAGGACCGCCCGTCCTCCAGAACGAGGAGAGCCCTTCCGGCTGGCGACTGCCGGGTGCCCGGGGTCACCATGTCTGCCTTGGGTCACTGTCGCAGGTGTGCCA is a window from the Microlunatus panaciterrae genome containing:
- the carA gene encoding glutamine-hydrolyzing carbamoyl-phosphate synthase small subunit; this translates as MVTPGTRQSPAGRALLVLEDGRSFVGKPFGARGETFGEAVFATAMSGYQETLTDPSYHRQVVVATAPHIGNTGWNDEDDESGKIWVAGYVVRDAARVPSNWRSKRSLEDELRAQGIVGISEVDTRALTRHLRERGAMRVGISTTETDPAALLERVLEAPSMVGAHLAPQVSVAEPYVVPAHEIDGSSRPRFRVVAVDLGIKTMTPYRMAERGIEVHVVPADSTFEQIAALQPDGVFFSNGPGDPGAADAQVQLLVRILEAGIPYFGICFGNQLFGRALGFGTYKLGYGHRGINQPVMDLQTRRVEITAHNHGFAVDAPVDRPTETPYGIAEVSHIGLNDQVVEGLKLTAPDGRLVAFSVQYHPEAAAGPHDASYLFDRFIDMMAARRTPGSDPETTGGRA